One part of the Vibrio palustris genome encodes these proteins:
- the recG gene encoding ATP-dependent DNA helicase RecG — MSQLLSAVPLTSLSGVGAKVAEKLEKVGLVTVQDLLFHLPLRYEDRTRIYPVAKLHPGIWVAVQGKVTSVDTTFGRRKMLTVKLSDGNGSITLRFFNFNAGMKNTFTDERMVYAYGEIKRGQYGLEMVHPDYKFFTPATQPDVEPNLTPVYPTTDGLRQATLRNLTDQALALLDKAAVQELLPSGLYDHQMTLGQALHIIHRPATDIDISLFDDGRHPAQLRLIMEELLAQNLSMLAVRSQGQQDKALPIPTSLEWKAALLNQLPFTPTNAQDRVVKEIEADLVQPYPMMRLVQGDVGSGKTLVAALAAVHAIASGYQVALMAPTELLAEQHALNFSGWFASMNIQVGWLAGKLKGKARDTELARIASGEAQMVVGTHALFQEHVTFNNLALVIIDEQHRFGVHQRLELREKGIQQGAFPHQLIMTATPIPRTLAMTAYADLETSIIDELPPGRTPIQTVAIPDTKRDTIIERVRHACLTEGKQAYWVCTLIDESEVLEAQAAADIAEELQTALPDVKIGLVHGRMKAAEKQAVMQAFKNNELNLLVATTVIEVGVDVPNASLMIIENPERLGLAQLHQLRGRVGRGSVASHCVLLYHAPLSKTAQKRLAVLRESNDGFVIAQRDLDIRGPGELLGTKQTGIADFKIADLLRDQPLIPEVQRIARYIHDQYPQNAHAIIERWLGSREHYSHA; from the coding sequence ATGTCTCAATTACTTTCTGCTGTTCCCCTAACCTCTTTATCTGGTGTTGGCGCTAAAGTCGCTGAAAAGCTAGAAAAAGTCGGCTTAGTGACCGTGCAAGATTTACTTTTTCACTTACCACTGCGTTACGAAGATAGAACCCGTATCTATCCGGTCGCAAAGTTGCACCCTGGTATCTGGGTGGCTGTGCAGGGGAAAGTAACGAGTGTCGATACCACTTTTGGTCGCCGCAAAATGTTAACGGTCAAACTGAGCGATGGTAACGGCTCGATCACGCTGCGCTTTTTTAACTTCAACGCTGGCATGAAAAACACCTTTACTGATGAGCGAATGGTGTATGCCTATGGAGAGATCAAACGCGGGCAGTATGGCCTCGAAATGGTGCATCCTGACTATAAGTTTTTCACTCCGGCAACGCAGCCCGATGTCGAACCAAACCTCACACCTGTTTACCCTACCACTGATGGTTTACGCCAAGCCACACTGCGTAATTTAACAGACCAAGCTCTAGCTCTACTAGACAAAGCAGCAGTACAAGAATTACTGCCCTCAGGGTTATATGATCATCAAATGACCTTGGGACAAGCTCTGCATATTATCCATCGTCCCGCGACTGATATTGATATTTCGCTCTTTGATGATGGTCGACATCCAGCGCAACTACGCTTAATCATGGAAGAATTGTTAGCGCAAAACCTTTCCATGCTCGCAGTACGTAGCCAAGGGCAACAAGATAAAGCATTACCTATTCCCACGTCTTTGGAGTGGAAAGCAGCACTATTAAATCAGTTACCTTTTACCCCCACTAACGCGCAAGATCGCGTGGTGAAAGAAATTGAAGCCGATTTAGTCCAGCCTTACCCTATGATGCGCTTAGTACAAGGCGATGTCGGATCAGGTAAAACCTTAGTTGCTGCATTGGCGGCCGTACATGCGATCGCGAGTGGCTATCAAGTTGCCCTTATGGCCCCAACCGAATTACTGGCCGAGCAACATGCGCTGAATTTTTCTGGCTGGTTTGCTTCCATGAACATCCAAGTGGGGTGGCTTGCCGGTAAGTTAAAAGGCAAAGCGAGAGACACTGAATTAGCGCGCATTGCCAGTGGTGAAGCGCAAATGGTCGTTGGTACTCACGCTCTGTTTCAAGAGCATGTGACATTTAATAATCTCGCATTAGTGATTATTGATGAGCAACACCGCTTTGGCGTCCACCAGCGCTTAGAACTACGTGAAAAAGGCATTCAGCAAGGTGCTTTTCCCCACCAGTTGATCATGACTGCCACCCCGATTCCACGGACATTAGCCATGACAGCGTATGCAGATCTCGAAACCTCCATCATCGATGAACTGCCACCAGGGCGAACACCCATACAAACCGTGGCTATTCCTGATACCAAGCGGGATACGATTATTGAGCGAGTTCGCCACGCCTGCCTTACGGAAGGGAAGCAAGCCTACTGGGTTTGCACTTTAATTGATGAATCTGAAGTTTTAGAAGCCCAAGCCGCCGCTGATATTGCCGAGGAACTACAAACAGCCCTGCCTGATGTCAAAATAGGTTTAGTTCACGGCCGCATGAAAGCCGCTGAAAAACAAGCCGTCATGCAAGCCTTTAAAAATAACGAACTCAACTTATTGGTCGCCACAACGGTCATTGAAGTTGGGGTAGATGTTCCTAATGCCAGTTTAATGATAATCGAAAACCCTGAGCGCTTAGGTCTTGCGCAGTTACATCAGTTGCGTGGTCGTGTCGGTCGTGGTTCCGTGGCTAGCCACTGTGTTCTGCTCTATCACGCCCCATTGTCCAAGACGGCGCAAAAACGCTTAGCGGTATTACGTGAAAGTAACGATGGTTTCGTGATTGCGCAGCGTGATTTAGACATTCGTGGTCCGGGCGAATTACTCGGGACTAAACAAACCGGCATCGCCGACTTTAAGATTGCCGATTTGTTACGAGATCAACCACTAATTCCCGAGGTTCAACGCATAGCTCGCTATATTCACGATCAATACCCTCAAAATGCTCATGCAATTATCGAGCGTTGGTTAGGAAGCCGAGAACATTATTCACATGCTTAG
- a CDS encoding uracil-xanthine permease family protein, with product MTTKTTPRKTELVYQLNDKPPIPQTIFAAIQHLLAMFVAVITPALIICQSLGVPAAETNTIISMSLFASGVSSFIQIRTIGPIGSGLLSIQGTSFNFLGPIIGAGMSLKAGGADVPTMMAAIFGTILVASSAEILLSRVLQYAQKVITPLVSGIVVTLIGLTLIQVGLISMGGGYAAMDNHTFGSLSNLALAGVVLGLIVLLNRSRNPYIRVSSIVIAMLVGYVMAYMMGMVDTSATSNSDWVALPIPMQFGLSFDWSLFIPLVLIFFITALEAIGDITATSEVSGEPVKGPVYMKRIKGGVLADGINSALAAVLNSFPNSTFSQNNGIILLTGVASRYVGYFIAGMLVLLGLFPGVANFVQMIPEPVLGGATIVMFGTIAAAGVRIISRVDLDRRAVLIMALSFSMGLGIAQKPEILQFMPEFVKNLFSTGIAAGGITAIIMNLILPAHNDDEEA from the coding sequence ATGACGACCAAAACCACCCCACGCAAAACTGAGTTGGTGTATCAATTGAATGATAAGCCGCCGATTCCACAAACCATCTTTGCTGCTATCCAGCATTTATTGGCAATGTTTGTCGCCGTTATCACACCAGCATTAATCATCTGTCAGTCTTTGGGAGTTCCCGCTGCAGAAACCAACACCATCATCAGTATGTCTTTGTTTGCTTCCGGAGTGTCTTCTTTTATTCAAATTCGGACAATCGGCCCAATTGGCTCAGGTCTGCTATCGATTCAAGGCACTAGCTTTAACTTTTTAGGTCCGATTATTGGGGCTGGTATGTCGTTAAAAGCAGGCGGGGCTGATGTACCAACCATGATGGCAGCAATCTTTGGAACCATTTTAGTCGCGTCATCGGCGGAAATTTTATTATCTCGCGTGCTGCAATATGCACAGAAAGTCATTACGCCACTCGTTTCTGGTATTGTGGTGACACTGATTGGTCTCACGCTTATCCAAGTCGGGTTGATTTCAATGGGCGGCGGATACGCAGCGATGGATAATCATACCTTTGGTAGCCTCTCAAACTTGGCGCTCGCCGGCGTCGTACTTGGGCTCATTGTCTTACTAAACCGCTCACGTAACCCATACATCCGTGTCTCTTCCATTGTCATTGCTATGCTAGTCGGGTACGTAATGGCGTACATGATGGGCATGGTAGATACATCAGCAACATCGAACAGTGACTGGGTTGCCTTGCCGATTCCAATGCAATTTGGTTTAAGTTTTGATTGGTCGCTCTTTATCCCACTGGTTCTGATTTTCTTCATTACTGCACTAGAAGCCATTGGTGATATTACGGCTACATCTGAAGTGTCTGGTGAGCCAGTCAAAGGGCCGGTGTACATGAAACGTATTAAAGGCGGTGTTTTAGCCGATGGTATTAATTCAGCATTAGCCGCGGTACTTAATAGCTTTCCAAACTCAACATTCAGCCAAAACAACGGCATAATCTTGCTCACCGGTGTGGCAAGCCGCTACGTCGGTTATTTTATTGCTGGTATGCTGGTTTTACTTGGCTTATTTCCAGGCGTCGCCAATTTTGTACAAATGATTCCAGAGCCTGTTTTGGGCGGCGCAACTATTGTTATGTTCGGTACGATCGCCGCAGCGGGAGTACGTATTATTTCTCGCGTAGACTTGGATCGCCGTGCCGTACTCATTATGGCACTGTCCTTTTCAATGGGATTAGGCATTGCACAAAAACCTGAAATTCTGCAATTTATGCCTGAATTTGTGAAAAACCTATTCTCCACGGGAATTGCGGCAGGTGGCATTACCGCCATCATTATGAACCTTATTTTACCTGCTCATAATGATGACGAAGAGGCTTAA
- the envZ gene encoding two-component system sensor histidine kinase EnvZ gives MRIKIRSSFTQSILLFLSLLIASQLYSFYAVFNYALMPSLQQFNKILGHEINLMLDDSIRNNHIALDAPQRQRVLEQLGVTIHSQHSPAAQEFKRGVSIDLMSDEMTQDLGSPTEVRMALGKESYVLWIRIEELPGQLIRIPLSELREKDFAPLFRNSIIMAFLIVAGGWLFIRLQNRPLLALEKAAKQVGKGEFPEALPEKGATEIRSVTRSFNQMSKGIQALEEDRALLMAGISHDLRTPLTRIRLATEMMSPQDSYLAEGIISDTEECNEIISQFMDYLKPINVDSFEAVNLNDIANEIATAETFAGENTVGWELNDSILNARGNPIGIKRAVTNLVVNAYRYGNGWVRLSSGMTADRKMVWLTVEDDGPGIPEEQVATLFEPFTRGDRARGSEGTGLGLAIVKRIVGQHQGRVLMSNRSSGGLKVQISFPADTKTGS, from the coding sequence ATGCGCATTAAAATTCGCAGTTCCTTCACTCAGTCTATCCTGTTATTTCTCTCGTTATTGATTGCCAGCCAACTGTACTCGTTTTACGCGGTGTTTAATTACGCTTTAATGCCGAGCTTACAGCAGTTTAATAAAATTCTTGGTCATGAAATTAACCTGATGTTGGATGACTCGATCCGCAATAATCATATTGCATTAGATGCCCCGCAGCGCCAAAGAGTGCTAGAGCAGTTGGGAGTGACGATTCATTCTCAGCATAGCCCAGCAGCACAAGAGTTTAAGCGCGGTGTGAGTATTGATCTAATGAGTGACGAAATGACCCAAGATTTGGGTTCACCAACCGAAGTACGCATGGCTCTGGGCAAAGAAAGCTATGTATTGTGGATTCGTATTGAAGAGCTTCCTGGGCAGCTCATTCGTATTCCGTTATCAGAGCTACGTGAGAAAGATTTTGCTCCGCTCTTTCGTAACAGCATCATCATGGCTTTTTTGATTGTGGCTGGTGGTTGGTTATTCATTCGATTGCAAAATAGGCCATTACTGGCGTTAGAGAAAGCGGCTAAGCAAGTCGGTAAGGGTGAGTTTCCTGAGGCTCTTCCTGAGAAGGGAGCGACTGAAATTCGGTCAGTCACTCGCTCCTTTAACCAAATGTCGAAAGGTATTCAGGCTTTGGAAGAAGATCGCGCGCTGTTGATGGCAGGGATTAGTCATGATTTGCGCACGCCGTTAACACGGATTCGTTTAGCGACGGAAATGATGTCTCCACAAGACAGTTATTTAGCTGAAGGCATTATCAGCGATACTGAAGAGTGTAATGAGATCATTAGCCAGTTCATGGACTACTTGAAACCGATTAATGTGGACTCTTTTGAAGCGGTGAATTTGAACGATATTGCGAATGAAATTGCCACTGCTGAGACATTCGCAGGAGAAAACACCGTAGGGTGGGAGCTGAATGACTCGATATTAAATGCGCGGGGTAACCCTATTGGTATTAAGCGCGCCGTGACCAATTTAGTTGTCAATGCCTACCGCTATGGCAATGGTTGGGTACGTTTGTCATCCGGTATGACTGCTGATCGTAAAATGGTATGGCTGACGGTTGAAGATGATGGGCCAGGGATCCCTGAAGAGCAAGTGGCGACGCTATTTGAACCTTTTACCCGTGGTGACCGCGCGCGCGGCAGTGAAGGTACGGGGCTAGGCTTAGCGATCGTTAAACGCATTGTTGGTCAGCATCAGGGGCGTGTACTGATGAGTAATCGTTCCTCAGGCGGATTAAAAGTGCAGATTAGCTTTCCTGCCGATACAAAAACGGGAAGCTAA
- the ompR gene encoding two-component system response regulator OmpR — MQESYKVLVVDDDARLRSLLERYLSEQGFQVRSVANSEQMDRLLTRETFHLMVLDLMLPGEDGLSICRRLRNANNMLPILMLTAKGDEIDRIVGLEVGADDYLPKPFNPRELLARIKAVLRRQVIEAPGAPSAEESMVEFGEFRLNLGTREMYRNDEPMPLTSGEFAVLKALVLNAREPLSRDKLMNMARGREYSAMERSIDVQISRLRRMLEEDPSKPRYIQTVWGLGYVFVPDGQLK; from the coding sequence ATGCAAGAAAGTTATAAAGTTCTGGTTGTTGATGATGACGCCCGTCTACGCTCTTTGCTCGAGCGTTATCTCTCCGAGCAAGGTTTTCAAGTCCGTAGTGTCGCTAATAGTGAGCAAATGGATCGATTGCTTACGCGTGAAACTTTCCATCTTATGGTCTTGGATTTGATGTTACCGGGAGAAGATGGGCTATCGATTTGTCGCCGCTTACGCAATGCCAATAATATGTTGCCAATATTGATGCTGACCGCCAAAGGCGATGAAATTGATCGCATTGTTGGGCTTGAAGTCGGAGCGGATGACTATTTGCCTAAGCCATTTAATCCTCGTGAACTACTGGCACGAATTAAAGCGGTATTGCGTCGTCAAGTGATTGAGGCGCCGGGCGCGCCGAGTGCAGAAGAGTCGATGGTCGAATTTGGTGAGTTTCGCCTCAACTTAGGTACCCGTGAAATGTACCGTAATGATGAGCCGATGCCGCTTACCTCTGGCGAGTTCGCGGTGTTGAAGGCGTTAGTCTTAAATGCGCGTGAGCCACTGTCTCGTGACAAGTTAATGAACATGGCACGCGGTCGTGAGTATTCAGCAATGGAACGTTCGATTGATGTGCAAATCTCGCGTTTACGCCGCATGTTAGAAGAAGATCCAAGCAAACCTCGGTACATTCAAACCGTTTGGGGTTTGGGTTATGTATTTGTCCCTGATGGCCAATTAAAATAA
- the greB gene encoding transcription elongation factor GreB, with protein MKTKLITREGYQQLKEEHDYLWHERRPEVTKIVTWAASLGDRSENADYTFNKRLLRQIDRRVRFLRKLLPDLTIVDYSPQQDGKVFFGAWVEIENEEGEIKRFRIVGPEEIYGDKKDYISIDSPMARALLKREVDDDVEVVTPQGKKTWFINRIDYTPSKL; from the coding sequence GTGAAAACGAAGCTGATTACGCGAGAAGGCTATCAACAGCTCAAAGAAGAACATGATTATCTTTGGCATGAACGTCGCCCAGAAGTCACTAAAATTGTCACTTGGGCGGCGAGTCTTGGTGACCGTTCAGAAAATGCAGATTACACATTTAATAAACGCCTGTTGAGACAAATCGATCGCCGCGTGCGGTTTTTACGTAAGTTACTGCCAGACTTAACCATTGTGGATTATTCCCCTCAACAAGATGGTAAAGTTTTCTTTGGGGCGTGGGTTGAAATTGAAAATGAAGAAGGGGAAATCAAACGATTTCGCATTGTTGGCCCGGAAGAAATTTACGGCGATAAAAAAGACTACATTTCGATTGATTCACCAATGGCGAGGGCGCTACTCAAACGTGAGGTGGATGATGATGTTGAAGTCGTCACGCCACAAGGCAAAAAAACGTGGTTCATTAATCGCATTGACTATACGCCAAGTAAGCTTTAA
- a CDS encoding Tex family protein, which yields MSKAICQLIAQELNVRTEQVNAAVTLIDDGNTVPFIARYRKEVTGGLDDTQLRTLDSRLTYLRELEERRQTIVKSIDDQGKLTPELTEAIQKADSKTRLEDLYLPYKPKRRTKGQIAIEAGLEPLAVTLWNHPETDPENEAHRYLNPDHKIDDTKAALDGARSIMMERIAEDADLLEKIRHYLNRHAEIVSRVIGGKEVAGEKFKDYFEHNEAIAKVPSHRALAMLRGRNEGFLSLSMNADPGQEDSVRQSHCENLITEHYAIHLNNAPADAWRKQVISWAWRIKIAMHMETELMGAMKERAEIDAIDVFATNLKDLLMAAPAGPKATLGLDPGLRTGCKVAVVDATGKVLATDTIYPHQPQKQYDKAMHSVTQLIQRHNVDLIAIGNGTASRETDAFAADLLKRANLKVQKITVSEAGASVYSASELAANEFPNMDVSLRGAVSIARRLQDPLAELVKIDPKSIGVGQYQHDVSQSLLSKRLDAVVEDCVNAVGVDLNMASAALLTRVAGLSTTLADNIVKYRDENGRFNARTELKKVARLGPKAFEQCAGFLRIMEGKNPLDASAVHPEAYPVVKTIAEKNQQNIQHLIGNTEFLRGLKASEYTDDNFGVPTVTDIIKELDKPGRDPRPEFKTATFADGITEVSDLEPGMVLEGVVSNVANFGAFVDIGVHQDGLVHISALSDSFVSDPREVVKAGDIVKIKVMEVDVQRKRIALSMRLTDEPGQDNRTSRHNAPSKASVKPKAKNSPKKTDDSNGAMGGAFAAAFAKAKR from the coding sequence ATGAGCAAAGCTATCTGTCAATTGATTGCCCAAGAACTGAATGTTCGTACAGAGCAAGTCAATGCAGCCGTAACCTTAATTGATGACGGAAATACCGTTCCTTTTATCGCACGTTACCGTAAAGAAGTAACCGGAGGACTCGACGATACGCAACTGCGTACCTTGGATAGTCGACTCACCTATTTACGGGAACTGGAAGAACGTCGTCAAACCATTGTCAAATCGATTGATGACCAAGGAAAATTGACGCCAGAATTAACTGAAGCCATTCAAAAAGCAGATAGCAAAACGCGCCTCGAAGATCTTTACTTACCCTATAAACCTAAGCGTCGAACTAAAGGGCAGATTGCTATCGAAGCTGGCTTAGAGCCGTTAGCCGTGACGCTATGGAATCATCCAGAAACCGATCCTGAAAACGAAGCGCACCGCTATCTTAATCCTGACCATAAAATTGACGATACCAAAGCAGCGTTGGATGGTGCCCGTTCTATCATGATGGAACGCATTGCAGAAGATGCCGATTTACTGGAGAAAATTCGCCATTACCTCAATCGTCATGCCGAAATAGTGTCACGCGTGATTGGTGGTAAAGAAGTCGCTGGTGAAAAATTTAAAGACTACTTCGAGCATAATGAAGCAATTGCCAAGGTGCCTTCACACCGTGCACTGGCGATGTTACGTGGCCGCAATGAAGGTTTCTTGTCCTTGAGCATGAATGCCGATCCTGGGCAAGAGGACTCCGTACGCCAATCTCATTGTGAAAACCTGATTACCGAACACTACGCTATTCACCTCAATAATGCGCCAGCCGATGCGTGGCGTAAGCAAGTGATTAGCTGGGCATGGCGTATTAAGATTGCGATGCACATGGAAACCGAGTTGATGGGCGCGATGAAAGAGCGTGCTGAGATCGACGCGATTGATGTCTTTGCTACCAACCTCAAAGATTTGCTTATGGCGGCCCCAGCAGGTCCAAAAGCCACGTTAGGTTTGGACCCAGGCTTGCGTACGGGCTGTAAAGTCGCGGTTGTCGACGCAACGGGCAAAGTACTTGCCACAGATACCATTTATCCACACCAACCGCAAAAGCAATACGATAAAGCGATGCATTCTGTCACGCAATTAATCCAACGTCATAATGTGGATTTAATTGCCATTGGTAACGGCACGGCTTCACGAGAAACCGATGCGTTCGCTGCTGATTTATTAAAGCGTGCCAATCTTAAAGTACAAAAAATCACCGTCAGTGAAGCAGGTGCGTCGGTGTACTCTGCATCTGAATTGGCGGCGAATGAATTCCCAAACATGGATGTATCTTTGCGCGGCGCAGTCTCTATTGCTCGACGCCTACAAGATCCACTGGCTGAATTAGTCAAAATTGACCCTAAGTCGATTGGAGTGGGCCAATACCAGCACGACGTCAGTCAATCATTGCTCTCTAAACGTCTTGATGCAGTGGTCGAAGACTGTGTAAACGCCGTCGGCGTTGATTTAAATATGGCATCAGCAGCGCTGTTGACGCGAGTCGCCGGTTTATCGACCACGCTCGCCGATAACATCGTCAAATACCGCGATGAGAATGGCCGTTTTAATGCACGTACTGAACTCAAAAAAGTAGCGCGATTAGGTCCGAAGGCATTTGAGCAATGTGCGGGTTTCCTACGCATCATGGAAGGGAAAAATCCATTAGATGCTTCTGCCGTTCACCCTGAGGCTTATCCGGTAGTGAAAACGATTGCCGAGAAAAACCAACAAAATATTCAACACCTAATTGGCAACACCGAATTTTTGCGTGGCTTGAAAGCTTCTGAATATACAGATGACAACTTTGGTGTCCCAACGGTAACTGACATCATCAAAGAGCTGGATAAACCGGGGCGCGATCCCCGTCCTGAGTTTAAAACAGCGACGTTTGCCGACGGCATTACCGAGGTGTCAGATCTTGAGCCGGGCATGGTACTAGAAGGGGTGGTCTCTAACGTCGCCAACTTTGGTGCCTTCGTCGATATCGGCGTACACCAAGATGGGTTAGTTCATATTTCTGCCCTATCTGATAGCTTTGTCTCTGACCCACGAGAAGTCGTTAAAGCGGGTGATATTGTGAAGATTAAAGTTATGGAAGTGGATGTGCAGCGTAAACGTATTGCTTTGTCGATGCGTTTGACTGATGAGCCGGGCCAAGATAATCGCACTAGCCGCCATAACGCGCCAAGTAAAGCGAGCGTTAAACCAAAAGCGAAAAACTCACCGAAAAAAACCGATGATTCCAATGGAGCCATGGGTGGTGCGTTCGCCGCCGCGTTTGCTAAAGCAAAACGTTAA
- a CDS encoding ATP-dependent Lon protease translates to MVVSPTNVSVPLIAPSVNVHTEQVTRDNRVKEPVAATEQMAKAAADRKLKEDDKRRQQSAWDPAEHPSYEDPHEELAHEERNEEAPLSDLEKLFELLSLASYSESQGKGYAMRYRLPRRIIDAVISEGQMAQRRTVIKFHYGQSIAPNTPSEVIAIL, encoded by the coding sequence ATGGTTGTGTCACCGACCAATGTCAGTGTACCACTGATCGCCCCATCGGTGAATGTGCATACAGAGCAAGTTACACGAGATAATCGTGTTAAGGAGCCTGTGGCTGCCACTGAGCAAATGGCAAAAGCAGCAGCAGATCGTAAGCTAAAAGAAGATGATAAACGGCGTCAACAATCAGCTTGGGATCCGGCTGAGCATCCGAGTTACGAGGATCCTCATGAGGAACTTGCGCATGAGGAGCGTAATGAAGAAGCTCCGCTGAGTGACTTAGAAAAGTTGTTCGAGTTGTTATCTTTGGCGTCTTACAGTGAAAGTCAGGGGAAAGGGTATGCTATGCGTTATCGTCTCCCTCGGCGCATTATTGATGCGGTGATCTCAGAAGGGCAAATGGCGCAAAGAAGGACTGTGATTAAATTTCATTATGGTCAATCTATTGCTCCTAACACCCCCTCTGAAGTGATAGCCATCTTGTAG
- the bioH gene encoding pimeloyl-ACP methyl ester esterase BioH, translated as MSSPLYWQTSGSGPDVVLLHGWGMNGAIWQQTVEQLSQYCCVHVVDLPGYGHSRDTHADDLAAMAELLMAQAPQTAVWIGWSMGGLIASHLALYYPQRVSQLITVASSPKFSAENMVGGRPWRGIQSKVLAEFTQQLKKDFNNTIEQFMALQVMGSPSAREDVQALKQAVLSRPTPNSDALHYGLNLLAQCDLRQDLIAIEQPFLRIYGRLDGLVPVKVAADLDRHLPHSSSVIMTHSSHAPFITEPQLFVKEVIEFIEHNRHARTV; from the coding sequence ATGTCTTCACCATTATATTGGCAAACCAGCGGAAGTGGGCCCGATGTTGTATTACTGCATGGCTGGGGAATGAATGGCGCTATTTGGCAGCAAACGGTAGAGCAATTGAGTCAGTATTGCTGTGTCCACGTGGTCGATTTACCCGGTTATGGACATAGCCGGGATACTCACGCTGACGATTTAGCGGCAATGGCAGAATTGTTGATGGCTCAAGCTCCGCAGACAGCGGTGTGGATTGGCTGGTCTATGGGAGGCTTGATTGCTTCGCATTTAGCGCTTTATTATCCGCAACGTGTGAGCCAATTAATCACGGTAGCTTCATCGCCTAAATTTTCTGCGGAGAACATGGTCGGCGGCCGCCCGTGGCGCGGTATTCAGTCTAAGGTGCTTGCGGAGTTTACCCAGCAGCTAAAAAAGGATTTCAATAACACTATCGAGCAATTTATGGCGCTTCAGGTTATGGGGAGTCCCTCCGCTCGCGAGGATGTTCAGGCATTAAAGCAGGCGGTATTATCGCGTCCTACGCCCAATTCAGATGCGCTGCACTATGGGCTGAACTTATTAGCGCAGTGCGATTTAAGACAAGATTTAATCGCTATAGAACAACCTTTTCTGCGCATTTATGGTCGCTTAGATGGTCTGGTGCCGGTGAAAGTTGCCGCAGATCTTGATCGCCACTTGCCTCATAGCTCTAGCGTTATTATGACGCACTCCTCTCACGCTCCTTTCATTACCGAGCCTCAGTTATTTGTTAAAGAAGTGATTGAGTTCATTGAGCATAACCGGCATGCCCGCACGGTTTGA
- a CDS encoding ComF family protein → MLANWLQKNIKRQIPQCCHLCGLSLDSPHALSLCSACRLALQPTPRCQRCGLTTAIPTKQCGRCLKEPPWWQALYCIGDYRYPLTQYIHQLKYQRQFWLAKPLAQQLSTVITEPAPVLCAVPMHWRRYLWRGFNQSDQLAKQLAQHLQVQYWPHLFHRQRATAPQKGLHRKQRRHNLYGAFGFTTPIYALGSHVAIIDDVVTTGSTLKPLCQLLTKVGVTQIDVYCLCRTPEPSEP, encoded by the coding sequence ATGTTAGCGAATTGGTTACAAAAAAACATTAAAAGACAGATACCGCAATGCTGTCATTTATGCGGTTTATCTCTCGACAGTCCTCACGCGCTATCACTGTGCTCTGCGTGTCGATTAGCCTTACAGCCCACTCCCCGCTGTCAACGCTGCGGCTTAACGACCGCCATACCAACTAAACAATGCGGACGCTGCCTAAAAGAGCCACCATGGTGGCAGGCGCTGTATTGCATCGGTGACTACCGCTACCCGCTCACTCAGTACATTCATCAACTCAAATATCAGCGGCAATTTTGGTTAGCCAAGCCGCTCGCTCAGCAACTCTCCACTGTGATTACTGAACCCGCTCCTGTTTTATGCGCCGTTCCTATGCATTGGCGGCGTTACCTTTGGCGCGGATTTAATCAAAGCGATCAACTCGCCAAGCAATTAGCGCAACATTTACAAGTACAATATTGGCCGCATTTATTTCATCGCCAGCGGGCTACCGCACCGCAAAAAGGCTTACATCGAAAGCAAAGGCGACACAATTTGTATGGCGCGTTTGGCTTTACCACACCGATTTATGCCTTAGGGTCTCATGTTGCAATTATTGATGATGTTGTCACGACTGGCAGCACTCTAAAGCCACTTTGCCAGCTACTTACCAAGGTTGGAGTGACTCAGATTGATGTCTATTGCCTATGCAGAACGCCAGAACCCAGCGAACCTTGA